The DNA window GCCCCAGATATGGCCACAGAGCCAGGTGCCTATGGCGCCGCCCACGCCGAAACTCAGACTGGCATACAGGGCCTGGCCTTGGCTGCGGCGACGGCTGTCAAACTGTTGGTGAATAAACTGAATGGATGCCGCGTGCACCAGACCAAAGGTAAAGGCATGCAGCGATTGACTTAGTGCCAGCCAAAACAGGCTATCGACACCAAAGGCCATCATCAACCAGCGGGCGCTGGTCAGCAGGATACTGATAAACATCAGCGGTTTGCTGCCATAGCGGCCCAGCAGACGTGGTGCCAGCATAAACATCAGGATCTCGGCCACTACCCCGAGGGCCACAGCCAGGCCCGCGGCAAACTCGGTATAACCTGCCTGCTTGAGGTAGAGCACGAAAAAGCCGTAAAAGGGCCCGGCGCTCATTTGCAGCAAGATGGCCGACAGTAAAAACCAGGCGATGGGCCCCCGCAGGCTGAAGCCGCCAGCGGCTTCAGCCTCTACCTTGACCCGGTTGGCCGGCAAGGGCAAACAACTGGCCAACATGCCGACAAACAGCGTCATGCCAATGTAGGGCAGAATTTCCGGGCCCCATTGGCCTATGGCAAAGCCTGCCCCTACCACCAGGCAGATATAGCCCAGGCTGCCGTAGCTGCGGATGATGCCGTACCTGTGGGCCCTGTCTCCCAGGGTTTCCAGGGTGATCACTTCCAGTTGCGCCAGGATGGCATTCCAGAAAAAGGTGTAGATGGCCAGGCTCAGGGCCATATAGCCAAAGCTGCCGGGATAAAAGAAGCTGACATAGGTCAGGGCCCCTGCCCCGGCCCCAAGCTTGATAAGTTCGGCGCGCATGCCGGTGCGATCGGCGACCATGGCCCACAGGTTGGGGGCCAGAATGCGGGTGGCCATCAGGATCGCCAGCAGTAAACCGATTTCACTGGCATTGAAGCCCCTGGCGTCAAAGAAGACCCCAAGGTAGGGCACCATGACCCCGAGAATGGCGAAAAAGAAAAAGTAACAGGCACTGAGCCAGCGCAATTGTGCCTCAGTGCTCATGGTTCGGGTCATCAACGCATTCCGATGGCGGGGGTCTGGCTGTGAACGTCCAGATTTTGGGCGCGGTGGCGCAGCAGATGATCCATCAGCACTATGGCAAGCATGGCTTCGGCAATGGGTACGGCGCGAATGCCAACGCAAGGGTCGTGACGGCCCTTGGTTACCACCTCGGCCGTGGTGCCCTGCACCGTCATGCTCTCGCCGGGAATGCTGATGCTGGATGTGGGCTTAAGCGCCATATGGGCGATGACGGGCTGACCCGAGGAAATGCCGCCGAGCACACCGCCGGCATGGTTACTGGCAAAACCCTGAGGTGACATAAGATCCCGATGCTCGGAGCCCTTCTGGTTCACCACGGCAAAACCGTCTCCGATCTCCACGCCCTTGACCGCGTTGATGCCCATCAGCGCGTGGGCTATGTCGGCATCCAGGCGGTCAAATACAGGCTCACCCAGGCCCACGGGCACATTGGTGGCCACCACGGACACCTTGGCGCCGATGGAGTCGCCGGATTTTTTCAGCTCGCGCATGAATTCATCCAGGGCGTCGAGCTTGCCGGCATCGGGGAAGAAAAACGGATTCTGCTCAATCTGCTCCCGGTCAAACGCCTCATAGCCTATGGGACCCAGCTGTGACAAAAAGCCATAGATTTCTATGCCATGCACCTGCTTGAGGTATTTTTTGGCAACGGCACCGGCCGCCACCCGCATGGCGGTTTCCCGGGCCGAGGAACGGCCACCGCCGCGATAATCCCGCAGGCCGTATTTTTGCTGGTAGGTGTAGTCGGCATGGCCGGGACGGAACAGATCCTTGATATTGGAATAGTCCTGGCTGCGCTGATCGGTGTTTTCAATCAACAGACCTATGGAAGTGCCCGTGGTTTTGCCTTCGAACACACCGGAAAGAATTTTGACCTCGTCGGCCTCGCGTCTGGCTGTGGTATACCTTGAGGTGCCGGGACGACGACGGTCAAGGTCGAGCTGCATATCCGCCTCGGTCAATTCCAGGCCGGGAGGACAGCCATCAATAATGCAACCCAGTGCCTTGCCATGGCTTTCACCGAAAGTCGTGACGACAAAATTCTGACCTATGCTGTTACCCGCCATGCGCCTGCTGTACCTCTTGATTGACCGAAAGGAGATGGAGTAACCCGTTTAAGGGTTAGCGCCGGGCCTTATGGGCCCGACGGCTGCAACACATTATTCCCTATCTTTGTAGATGGCGAACAGTGATTCATTTTCAACAAGCTGATCCCGGGTCAGAACAAAGACCCCGTCACCGCCACGCTCAAAGCTGACCCAGGTGAACGGCACTTCGGGGAACTGCTCAATCAGGTGCACCATGGAATTGCCCACTTCCACCACCAGCAACCCATTGGGGGTCAGGTAGTCGGCGGCATTGGCGAGGATACGCTTGGTCAGGTCCAAACCGTCTCGGCCCGAGGCCAGACCCAGTGCCGGCTCGTGATGATACTCTTCCGGCATATCGCCCAGATCTTCGGCATCCACATAGGGAGGGTTGGAGACGATAAGATCGTACTGCGGCGCCCTTGGAATGGCGGAGAACAGATCCGAGGCCATGGGGAACACCCGCTCCATTACGCCCAGAGTCTCGACGTTAATCTGCGCCACGTTCAGGGCATCTTCGCTGATGTCGAGGGCATCGACCTCGGCCTCTTCAAAGGCGTGGGCACAGGCGATGGCGATACAGCCGCTGCCGGTGCACAGGTCGAGGATACGGTTGACCGGCTTGTTGTACAACCAGGGGCTGAAACGCTGCTCTATCATCTCGGCGATGGGCGAACGGGGAACCAATACCCGCTCATCCACATAGAATTCCAGTCCGGCAAACC is part of the Shewanella cyperi genome and encodes:
- a CDS encoding MFS transporter, with amino-acid sequence MTRTMSTEAQLRWLSACYFFFFAILGVMVPYLGVFFDARGFNASEIGLLLAILMATRILAPNLWAMVADRTGMRAELIKLGAGAGALTYVSFFYPGSFGYMALSLAIYTFFWNAILAQLEVITLETLGDRAHRYGIIRSYGSLGYICLVVGAGFAIGQWGPEILPYIGMTLFVGMLASCLPLPANRVKVEAEAAGGFSLRGPIAWFLLSAILLQMSAGPFYGFFVLYLKQAGYTEFAAGLAVALGVVAEILMFMLAPRLLGRYGSKPLMFISILLTSARWLMMAFGVDSLFWLALSQSLHAFTFGLVHAASIQFIHQQFDSRRRSQGQALYASLSFGVGGAIGTWLCGHIWGIDPSLCWVFAAVCALLAALAVLPLPGRVKPN
- the aroC gene encoding chorismate synthase, giving the protein MAGNSIGQNFVVTTFGESHGKALGCIIDGCPPGLELTEADMQLDLDRRRPGTSRYTTARREADEVKILSGVFEGKTTGTSIGLLIENTDQRSQDYSNIKDLFRPGHADYTYQQKYGLRDYRGGGRSSARETAMRVAAGAVAKKYLKQVHGIEIYGFLSQLGPIGYEAFDREQIEQNPFFFPDAGKLDALDEFMRELKKSGDSIGAKVSVVATNVPVGLGEPVFDRLDADIAHALMGINAVKGVEIGDGFAVVNQKGSEHRDLMSPQGFASNHAGGVLGGISSGQPVIAHMALKPTSSISIPGESMTVQGTTAEVVTKGRHDPCVGIRAVPIAEAMLAIVLMDHLLRHRAQNLDVHSQTPAIGMR
- the prmB gene encoding 50S ribosomal protein L3 N(5)-glutamine methyltransferase, which codes for MDKIFVDEAVTELRTIGDMLRWAVSRFNDANIYYGHGTDNAWDEAVSLVFHALHLPDNLGTTVINANLTSSEKHKIVELIIRRVRERIPVPYLTNKAWFAGLEFYVDERVLVPRSPIAEMIEQRFSPWLYNKPVNRILDLCTGSGCIAIACAHAFEEAEVDALDISEDALNVAQINVETLGVMERVFPMASDLFSAIPRAPQYDLIVSNPPYVDAEDLGDMPEEYHHEPALGLASGRDGLDLTKRILANAADYLTPNGLLVVEVGNSMVHLIEQFPEVPFTWVSFERGGDGVFVLTRDQLVENESLFAIYKDRE